In a genomic window of Aeromonas veronii:
- the hybC gene encoding hydrogenase 2 large subunit: MSQRITIDPITRIEGHLRIDCEIEGGKVTKAWSSGTMWRGMEEIVKGNDPRDAWMIVQRICGVCTSIHAIASVRAVENAIGAKVPVNAQFIRNLIIAAHNIHDHIVHFYQLSALDWVDITAALEANPQKAADMLKGVSTWSLNSADELTKVQDKIRALVASGQLGIFANGYWGHKEMKLSPEVNLIAVAHYLQALECQRDANRIVAILGGKTPHIQNLAVGGVANPINLDAPSVLNLERLLYVKSFIDRLGEFIEQVYKVDAAIIAAHYPEWLNLGQGAKHYLSVPELPTDANGGSFLMPGGYIENGNLAGYRPIESHQDGWLMDGIAESNKHAWYKDDEPLKPWEGKTEPNYTGWQDDGKYSWVKSPTFYGKVVEVGPLADLLVKLAAKHPETVAHFDQLNGIYNALTGSAIKTEQLHSTMGRIIGRAVRCCVLKDTLAHQWKALVDNIGKGDTTAYIKAEIPADKEFRGVGFEEAPRGMLSHWIVIKGGKIENYQAVVPSTWNSGPRNFNDEPGPYEQALVGTPVADPAKPLEVVRTIHSFDPCMSCAVHVVDTQNGETTQVKVL, from the coding sequence ATGAGCCAACGTATCACCATAGACCCCATCACCCGTATCGAGGGGCACCTGCGTATCGACTGCGAAATCGAAGGCGGAAAAGTGACCAAAGCCTGGTCGTCCGGCACCATGTGGCGCGGGATGGAGGAGATCGTCAAGGGCAACGACCCGCGCGATGCCTGGATGATAGTGCAGCGCATCTGCGGGGTATGTACCTCCATTCACGCCATCGCCTCGGTGCGGGCGGTGGAGAACGCCATCGGCGCCAAGGTGCCGGTCAACGCCCAGTTTATCCGCAACCTCATCATCGCGGCCCACAACATCCACGATCACATCGTTCACTTCTACCAGCTCTCCGCGCTGGACTGGGTGGACATCACCGCGGCCCTTGAGGCCAATCCGCAAAAAGCAGCGGACATGCTCAAGGGGGTATCGACCTGGTCCCTCAACAGTGCCGATGAACTGACCAAGGTGCAGGACAAGATCCGCGCGCTGGTGGCGAGCGGCCAGCTCGGCATCTTCGCCAACGGCTACTGGGGTCACAAGGAGATGAAGCTGAGCCCGGAGGTGAACCTGATCGCCGTGGCCCATTACCTGCAAGCGCTGGAGTGCCAGCGCGATGCCAACCGCATCGTCGCCATTCTGGGCGGCAAGACCCCGCACATTCAGAATCTGGCGGTGGGCGGGGTGGCTAACCCCATCAATCTGGATGCACCGAGCGTACTCAACCTGGAGCGGCTGCTCTATGTGAAGAGCTTTATCGACCGGCTCGGCGAGTTTATCGAGCAGGTCTACAAGGTCGACGCCGCCATCATCGCCGCGCACTACCCCGAGTGGCTGAATCTGGGGCAGGGGGCCAAGCACTACCTGAGCGTGCCGGAGCTGCCTACCGACGCCAACGGTGGCAGCTTCCTGATGCCGGGCGGCTATATCGAGAATGGCAATCTGGCGGGTTATCGCCCCATCGAGAGCCATCAGGATGGCTGGTTGATGGACGGCATCGCCGAGAGCAACAAGCACGCCTGGTACAAGGATGACGAGCCCCTCAAACCCTGGGAGGGCAAGACCGAGCCCAACTACACCGGCTGGCAGGATGACGGCAAATACTCCTGGGTCAAATCCCCCACCTTCTACGGCAAGGTGGTGGAGGTGGGGCCGCTCGCAGACTTGCTGGTGAAACTGGCCGCCAAACACCCGGAGACGGTGGCGCACTTCGACCAGTTGAACGGCATTTATAACGCGCTCACCGGTTCGGCCATCAAGACCGAGCAGTTGCACTCCACCATGGGCCGCATCATCGGCCGCGCGGTGCGCTGCTGCGTGCTCAAAGACACCCTGGCGCACCAGTGGAAGGCGCTGGTAGACAACATCGGCAAGGGTGATACCACCGCCTATATCAAGGCGGAGATCCCGGCGGACAAGGAGTTTCGCGGGGTGGGCTTTGAAGAGGCGCCGCGCGGCATGCTCTCCCACTGGATTGTCATCAAGGGCGGCAAGATCGAGAACTATCAAGCGGTGGTGCCATCGACCTGGAACTCGGGCCCGCGCAACTTCAATGACGAGCCCGGCCCCTACGAGCAGGCGCTGGTGGGTACCCCGGTGGCCGACCCCGCCAAACCGCTGGAGGTGGTGCGCACCATCCACTCATTCGACCCCTGCATGTCCTGCGCGGTGCATGTGGTGGATACCCAAAATGGCGAAACGACTCAGGTGAAGGTGCTGTGA
- the hybB gene encoding Ni/Fe-hydrogenase cytochrome b subunit, which yields MSNHKAYPLGGKLVSWPVLVLAPFAVLCGMLILKRLVFGLGSVTDLNGGYPWGLWISFDLLIGTGFACGGWALAWAVYVFNRGEYHPLVRPALLASLFGYSLGGLSITIDVGRYWNLPYFYLPGHFNTSSVLFETAVCMTIYIGVMALEFAPVLLEKFGWKTSMARLNKIMFFILALGALLPTMHQSSMGSLMIVAGEKIHPLWQSYELLPVFSLLTAFIMGFSIVVFEGSLVQAGLAGRGPNEKPLFYKLTQVIDIFLILFVALRFAEIVIHDKSEYLSEFNRYSIMFWSEIALMIFPLLVFHWDKSRRDSRMLFLGALSMLLGAALWRLDYSLLAFNPGNGYHYFPSAEEVLISLGFVAIEVCAYLLLIRLLPVLPSLERVHQDYQARGKANV from the coding sequence ATGAGTAATCACAAGGCGTATCCGCTCGGCGGCAAGCTGGTCAGCTGGCCGGTGCTGGTGCTGGCCCCCTTTGCCGTGCTGTGCGGCATGTTGATTTTAAAACGCCTCGTATTCGGGTTGGGGTCGGTCACCGACTTGAACGGGGGTTACCCCTGGGGGTTGTGGATCTCGTTCGATCTCTTGATCGGAACCGGTTTTGCCTGTGGCGGCTGGGCGCTGGCCTGGGCGGTCTATGTGTTCAACCGGGGCGAGTATCACCCGCTAGTGCGACCGGCCCTGCTGGCGAGCCTGTTCGGCTATTCGCTCGGTGGCCTCTCCATCACCATCGACGTGGGGCGTTACTGGAACCTGCCGTACTTCTACCTGCCCGGTCACTTCAACACCTCCTCGGTGCTGTTCGAGACGGCGGTCTGCATGACCATCTATATCGGGGTGATGGCGCTGGAGTTTGCGCCCGTGCTGCTGGAGAAGTTCGGCTGGAAAACCTCCATGGCGCGGCTCAACAAGATCATGTTCTTCATTCTGGCGCTGGGAGCCCTGCTGCCCACCATGCACCAATCCTCGATGGGCTCTTTGATGATAGTGGCGGGGGAGAAGATCCATCCGCTCTGGCAGAGCTATGAGCTGCTGCCGGTCTTCTCTTTACTGACCGCTTTCATCATGGGTTTTTCCATCGTGGTGTTTGAAGGTTCGCTGGTGCAGGCTGGATTGGCGGGGCGTGGCCCCAACGAGAAGCCGCTGTTCTACAAACTGACCCAGGTGATCGACATCTTCCTGATCCTGTTTGTGGCGCTGCGCTTTGCCGAGATCGTCATCCACGACAAGTCGGAGTATCTCTCCGAGTTCAACCGCTACTCCATCATGTTCTGGAGCGAGATTGCGCTGATGATCTTCCCGCTGCTGGTGTTCCACTGGGACAAGAGCCGCCGCGATTCCCGCATGCTGTTCCTGGGGGCCCTCAGCATGCTGCTGGGTGCCGCCCTCTGGCGACTGGATTACTCCCTGCTCGCCTTCAACCCCGGCAATGGCTACCACTACTTCCCCTCCGCGGAGGAGGTGCTGATCTCTCTGGGCTTCGTCGCCATCGAGGTGTGTGCCTATTTGCTGTTGATCCGGCTGTTGCCGGTACTGCCATCACTTGAACGTGTTCACCAAGATTATCAGGCCCGAGGGAAAGCCAACGTATGA
- the hybA gene encoding hydrogenase 2 operon protein HybA → MNRRNFLKFASVGALAAGTAVPGTAQAAAKNKPPIPGALGMLYDSTLCVGCQACVAECQRLNGNPANPEGAQTWSTNDKLTPYTNNIIQVWKSGTGEHKDQLVDGYAYIKKQCMHCVDPNCVSVCPVQALTKDPKTGIVHYDPSVCTGCRYCMVGCPFDVPKYDYDNPLGAIHKCELCNQKGLERIDQGKLPGCVEVCPTGAVIFGTREELMAEAKRRLLASPGSEYAYPRQTFSANDPYLHEVPNYQPYVYGEKEGGGTQVLVLAGVPYTKLDMPDLPELSSGARSEHIQHTLYKGMVLPLVVLTGLSVLIRRNTKNGHDHHHDDGHDQGSAQIKDQGTTKGGKDHE, encoded by the coding sequence GTGAACAGACGAAACTTCCTCAAATTCGCCTCCGTCGGTGCGCTGGCGGCGGGCACAGCCGTACCCGGCACCGCACAGGCGGCGGCCAAGAACAAGCCGCCCATTCCCGGGGCGCTCGGCATGCTCTACGACTCTACCCTCTGCGTCGGCTGTCAGGCCTGCGTGGCGGAGTGTCAGCGTTTGAATGGCAACCCGGCCAATCCGGAGGGCGCACAGACCTGGTCCACCAACGACAAGTTGACCCCCTACACCAACAACATCATTCAGGTGTGGAAGAGCGGCACTGGCGAGCACAAGGATCAGCTGGTGGATGGCTATGCCTACATCAAGAAGCAGTGCATGCACTGCGTCGATCCCAACTGCGTCTCGGTCTGTCCGGTGCAGGCCCTTACCAAAGATCCCAAGACCGGCATCGTTCACTACGACCCGAGCGTCTGCACCGGTTGTCGCTACTGCATGGTGGGTTGCCCATTCGATGTGCCCAAATATGACTACGACAACCCTTTGGGGGCGATCCACAAGTGTGAGCTCTGCAACCAGAAGGGGCTTGAGCGGATCGATCAGGGCAAATTGCCCGGCTGTGTCGAGGTGTGTCCCACCGGTGCCGTGATCTTCGGCACCCGCGAGGAGCTGATGGCCGAGGCCAAGCGTCGCCTGCTGGCGAGCCCGGGCAGTGAATATGCCTATCCGCGCCAGACCTTCAGCGCCAACGACCCCTATCTGCACGAGGTGCCCAACTACCAGCCTTACGTCTATGGCGAGAAGGAGGGGGGCGGCACCCAGGTGCTGGTGCTGGCCGGGGTGCCCTATACCAAGCTCGATATGCCCGATCTGCCGGAGCTCTCCTCCGGTGCGCGCTCCGAGCATATCCAGCACACCCTCTACAAGGGGATGGTGCTGCCGCTGGTGGTGCTGACCGGCCTCTCGGTGTTGATCCGCCGCAACACCAAGAATGGTCACGATCACCATCATGATGATGGCCATGATCAGGGGAGTGCGCAGATCAAGGATCAGGGCACCACAAAGGGAGGCAAGGATCATGAGTAA
- the hybO gene encoding hydrogenase 2 small subunit, with product MVEDNFLSAHGINRRDFMKLCAGMAATLGLSQHAVAKMATALTSPERPPVIWIGAQECTGCTESLLRATHPTIENLILNTISLEYHEVLSAAFGHQAEENKHNAIKRYKGKYVLVVDGSIPLKDGGVYCMVAGEPIVDHIRRAAADAAAVIAIGSCSAWGGVPASGGNPTGAVSLEEALGNIGTPIINIPGCPPNPHNFLTTVAYYITYGKLPALDSKKRPLFAYERLIHENCERRPHFDAGRFAKEFGDEGHRQGWCLYHLGCKGPETYGNCSTLEFCDVGGGIWPVGIGHPCYGCNEQGVGFSKGIFQLAKVENPTPRVDKPDVKIQEGGYTSPTATGLIGGALGVLVGVSLMTVRELGRQQKRHEAGQHPSREE from the coding sequence ATGGTCGAGGATAATTTTTTATCGGCTCATGGGATTAATCGCCGTGATTTTATGAAATTGTGTGCCGGGATGGCCGCAACCTTGGGATTAAGTCAGCATGCCGTCGCCAAGATGGCCACTGCGCTCACTAGCCCAGAACGGCCGCCGGTGATCTGGATTGGGGCACAGGAGTGCACTGGTTGTACCGAATCGCTGCTGCGGGCCACGCACCCCACCATCGAAAATCTGATCCTCAATACCATCTCGCTGGAGTACCACGAGGTGCTCTCGGCGGCGTTTGGTCATCAGGCGGAAGAGAACAAGCACAACGCCATCAAGCGTTATAAAGGCAAGTACGTGCTGGTGGTGGATGGCTCCATTCCGCTCAAAGATGGTGGCGTCTACTGCATGGTGGCCGGTGAGCCCATCGTTGACCACATTCGCCGTGCCGCCGCCGATGCGGCTGCGGTCATCGCCATCGGCTCCTGCTCCGCCTGGGGCGGTGTGCCCGCCAGCGGTGGTAACCCGACCGGCGCTGTCAGTCTGGAAGAAGCGCTGGGCAATATCGGCACCCCGATCATCAATATCCCGGGTTGCCCGCCCAACCCCCACAACTTCCTCACCACGGTTGCCTACTACATCACCTACGGCAAGCTGCCAGCGCTGGATAGCAAGAAGCGCCCGCTGTTTGCCTATGAGCGGCTGATCCATGAGAACTGCGAGCGTCGTCCGCATTTCGATGCTGGCCGTTTTGCCAAGGAGTTTGGCGACGAGGGGCACCGTCAGGGCTGGTGCCTCTACCATCTGGGCTGCAAGGGGCCGGAAACCTATGGCAACTGCTCGACCCTGGAGTTCTGCGATGTGGGCGGCGGCATCTGGCCGGTCGGCATTGGCCACCCTTGCTATGGCTGCAACGAGCAGGGTGTTGGCTTCAGCAAGGGGATCTTCCAGCTTGCCAAGGTAGAGAACCCGACTCCGCGGGTGGATAAACCCGATGTGAAGATCCAGGAGGGGGGCTATACCTCGCCCACCGCGACCGGCCTTATCGGTGGCGCCCTCGGGGTGCTGGTGGGGGTGAGTCTGATGACGGTGCGTGAACTCGGTCGCCAGCAGAAGCGTCACGAAGCCGGGCAGCACCCATCACGGGAGGAGTAA